From Scyliorhinus canicula chromosome 15, sScyCan1.1, whole genome shotgun sequence:
CACTCTCTCCTTCAATTCTTGTGTCTCACGCCTTCTGTTTGGTCCCTTgttttcacccagcgacagtgaaggaacggtaataTATTTGCCAGTCggggtgttgagtgacttggaggggagccgacaggtggtggaaggagtgaatatttgtggaagggggacatttgttctggatggtgccgaatgtcttgagtgttgttggcgctgcgccaatccAGGCAAGGGCAGATTATTACATTACATCCTGactttatagatggtggacaggctttgggaactcagaaggtgagttacttacagtaggattcctagcctttgacctgccctggtagccagagcatttatatggctaggccagttcaatttctgatcaatggtaaccaccaggatgttgataatttaTTTACCTTCTCCTCTATCTGTGtcctattcctctctctctctgttgaacTCCATGGGTAACACCTGGAGTGAGCCCAGCTGCCTCTCAGTTCACTGACTCAGGCGCTCCTGTGATTTCTGCCCCCCGCACTGAGGCGGAACCAATCTCCCGGGGAGTGTGCTGCCGGGGAAAGGGGCCGAGTAGGACAGAGCCACCGTTTCCGCTTCCGGCGATGCTGCTCTTCTGTCCGACCTGCGGTAATGTCCTGATCGTGGAGGAGGGACAGAAATGTTACCGCTTCGCCTGTAACACCTGTCCCTATGTTCACAACATCACCCGCAAAGTGAGAGAAAACGGCGAATAGCGGGGAAGTTGGGTGCAGGAGGGGCGGAGAGGAGGAGGGGCGGCGCttgggcggggagggagggagaaagaaagaaacagggagggagagagaaagaaagaaagaaacagagggagggagagaaggttatttgaggggagggggtggtgggagggaaggttatttgaggggagggggtggtgggagggaaggttatttgaggggagggggtggtgggagggaaggttatttgaggggagggggtggtgggagggaaggttatttgaggggagggggtggtgggagggaaggTTATTTGAGGGGAGGGAAGGttatttgaggggagggggtggtgtggagggaaggttatttgaggggagggggtggtggggaaggggcagATTAAAGTTGGGCCCACAACTAGATCAGCCATGAATCGGCAGAGAAGGATTGAATGACCTACTTGTGCTCCTAAATCCAATATTTCTATGACTTAGCGTACTAAATAACAGTGTGTTATTTGTGTTGTAGGTAACAAACAGAAAATACCCCAAGTTAAAAGAAGTTGATGATGTGTTGGGCGGAGCTGCTGCTTGGGAAAATGTTGACTCTACACCAGGTATGGCATAACTTGCCCATAGGTTCTGTTAAGATGGAATATAGGTTACACTAATTTGCATTATTCCACAGTCATAGGTTGTTTGGTAGTGGTAGCCATTGTGTTGCAGTCACCCTCGTGgtaaattttaaacaaaaaacacaCCACACTGACTTTTATGTAGCTATCCAATTTTACCAGAATAAATCCAAAGTGATCTTCACTCCTCAGgttttattcttgttcttttcctaGAGATTGTCCCTGTAGCCAAAGCTAGGCGACTCTTCCAACCTCGTTTTAACTGCCACAAATTTGCTCTTTACCATCCAAGAGCACGTACCCACCCTCATTCCTGCACAGTGAACCATAgacattttgttttctctctgctcTAGAATCCACCACACTGCAGAACAGGTGGCATGATTcccttcaattttttttaaaccttaaaTTTAAAGAGACATTCCTGAAATCAAGCAACCTTATTCATCTTCAATTATAACAATGGGTTACTTTAATCTAAAGGACACAAATTGAAATCTCATTATGGCAGCTTCCTCTACTTCAAAATATTTTAAGAGAATACATTTAAATCTATAATGTAGATTTTGTTTTTGCCCCTTCTGTCAAATATGCACAAAATTACACAATTTTAGTCCATAAATGCCTGGTGTTTTGGATGAGGACAAACACCTTATGTTACGCGAGAGGGTTGGAGTGCTTGTAAATGTTTTAGTTTCTTTTGAAAATCATGTTGGGAACAAAGTAGGCTAAATAGCGACAAAGGTTGCCTTGATTCAGTCGCAACACCCTCCCCTTCAGTTAGAAGGTCTAGGCttaaagtcccacttcaggagaGACCACAAAGTCTAGGCTGGCACTTTCTTAGAGTACTTAGAGGTGACTGTCTTGTAAGACATGCCATCCTTTGAGAAGTTAAATCCTGTGTGGGTGTAAAATACCCACACAGCACAATTTGAAAAGCAACAGACAACTTTTCTTGGACAATAGTTATCCCTATTGCTTTTGGTATGGGTTAGGTTTTTTACTCTGTGGGtgggaaaataaaaatatatatttacttTTACAGTTTTCTTGTTTTTGGACTAGTTCTGTAATCACATTTTTCCAATTTCCAAATGGTCAGTAGATGAAGAGATTAAGTTTAACTTTCCCAGCAATTGCTCTATGTCATTAATATGTGCCTctgctgtttccttcccttccactAGCTAAACCTCCTCCCACTGACCTAGCCCTGAACTCGCATCTTATTGCAGTTTCCCACCCTCGCATCCTCTCCAAGCTCACCTGTCTCACAACGGTCTAATCCCAGCTCACGTTCCCTATTGTGGGTGAACAATTCAACGCTTCGTGAATTAGGCTTCACAATGATAGGAAGAGCTGACTTACATCCAAGGATCAAAAAGCAACTTCGCTATGAATGCTTGGCCGCCACAAGACAGAGAATTTCCTCCACCTCGTTTAACCCTATTCCCACTAAAATGCAACATTCTCTCCCCTCTAAAACTTGTATTGTTAACATCTCTCTCTTTTCTCGCCTTTAAATTTGCCATCATCATCCTTCTCCTCTAAAACTCAACACCCGACTCCACCACCCTTGAAAACTACTGTCCCCTGTCCAGCTATCCTTTTCTCCAAGGCCCTTTGACGTTTTGCCAAATGATCACCTCCCAATTCTGTGGTCATTTTTGCCAGAACTCCAGGTTTGAATCTCTCCAACTAAGCAATAACATGGGAGAAACCGAATCTGTGACTGGAGGAGGAACACGTCACAAATTCTGCCTCCTGCGCTCATTGCTCCTCCAATCAAAATATACAGGGGGCAACTTTCTTCAATGTTTTGCCCGTCATTGAGTTTTCCAAAAGCCATTGATGATAGAATTAATTTGCTCACCTCCGCTGTGTAGTTTGAGCCTTcttttcataagaccataagacataggagcagaataaggccacttggcccatcgagtctgctctgtcattcaatcgtggctgatatttttctcatccccattctccagccttcaccccataatccctgatccccttattaatcaagaacctaactatATCTGCGCCAGCTGCTATGGTGACATTTGAGTCCATGTTCCGAGAGAATTAGTCTGGGCTTCCAGATTCAGGGacgttaccactacaccactagcTTCTTTTAAGGTGATGTCATAGTGAGACTGTTCAACATGCTCCTGGCTGGCCTCTCGTGTTCTATCCTCTATAAACTCCAGGTCATCCAAAATTGCACATGCACACCATTTACGATTTATGTCACATTGTAAGTGTTGACTTTTTGTCATGTTTGTATTTATGCAGAAACCTGTCCCAAATGTGAACATCCTCGAGCATACTTCATGCAAATACAAACCAGATCTGCTGATGAACCTATGACCACATTTTACAAGTGCTgcaatccagagtgtgggcatcgctggaggGATTAAGTTTCTTACATAGAATCCAAATAATTATGAATACAACTAATGAAGATGGAGCTGTACTGTATTGAAATTACTGGACTTGTAATTAGTatattttatttacatttttttcttctcactaGAAAGTCTTAATCTAATTGCAGTGGAATTTAGTACATAGCCTATAATAAATACGTAGTAGATTAGTGCCACTAACATTCTAAAATGATTTTTGGAGGTACCTTTATGTATATTAAAATAATTGATTGAATGCCTTCCTTGTTTCTCTTTATGATCAGAACATTTGCTAGAATTTacacatttgattttttttcagggACAGAGTGGAGGCTGAGGACAATAAAATGGCAATAATA
This genomic window contains:
- the polr3k gene encoding DNA-directed RNA polymerase III subunit RPC10 yields the protein MLLFCPTCGNVLIVEEGQKCYRFACNTCPYVHNITRKVTNRKYPKLKEVDDVLGGAAAWENVDSTPETCPKCEHPRAYFMQIQTRSADEPMTTFYKCCNPECGHRWRD